One part of the Thermoanaerobacterium sp. CMT5567-10 genome encodes these proteins:
- a CDS encoding LacI family DNA-binding transcriptional regulator — translation MNEVRVIILVNIRDVARYCGVSAMTVSRALNNSNQISQATKERILKACEELGYRPNFAARSLVTKKTNMIGLIIPDITNQYYSHVSKGVSSYLSLQGYGLLLCNSDRRKDDEIRYLNFLAEGRVDGIIILPVQPRKEDYEGIANEIPFVMADNYVEGLDVSFVGNDNYHGASEIISHMIKQGFKRIGVILGSSSSSASNERFKAYKDVLKKNNIELDNEIVLNSNATFEDGFNLTKVLIEKGVDSIFAINDTVALGVVKYCYLNNIRIPEDIGVAGYDNIEQSSMLPVPLTTVDQNGNQLGKVAAETLLNLLADESTVPKKIILKPKLVIRKSLGENI, via the coding sequence TTGAACGAAGTAAGGGTGATTATTTTGGTCAACATAAGAGATGTGGCTAGATACTGCGGAGTTTCAGCCATGACTGTATCGAGAGCATTGAATAATAGCAATCAGATATCACAAGCTACAAAAGAAAGAATATTGAAAGCATGTGAAGAATTGGGATACAGGCCTAATTTTGCAGCTAGAAGCCTTGTCACAAAGAAAACCAACATGATAGGACTTATCATTCCTGATATAACAAATCAATATTATTCACACGTAAGCAAAGGTGTAAGCTCATATCTGAGTTTGCAAGGTTATGGACTTTTGCTGTGCAACAGCGATAGAAGAAAAGATGATGAGATAAGATATTTGAATTTCCTTGCGGAAGGAAGAGTTGATGGAATAATTATTTTGCCTGTGCAGCCAAGGAAAGAAGACTATGAAGGTATAGCGAATGAAATACCATTTGTGATGGCAGATAACTATGTGGAAGGGCTTGACGTAAGCTTTGTTGGCAATGACAACTATCATGGAGCATCAGAAATTATAAGTCACATGATAAAACAGGGATTTAAAAGGATTGGAGTTATACTGGGGTCTAGCAGCTCTAGTGCCTCTAATGAAAGGTTTAAAGCGTATAAAGATGTTTTGAAGAAAAATAATATAGAGCTCGATAATGAAATTGTTTTAAATAGCAATGCTACATTTGAAGATGGCTTTAACTTGACAAAAGTGCTTATTGAGAAAGGCGTTGATAGCATTTTTGCAATAAATGACACGGTGGCTTTAGGAGTTGTAAAATATTGTTATTTAAACAATATCAGGATACCTGAGGACATAGGAGTTGCCGGATATGACAATATTGAGCAATCATCAATGCTGCCTGTGCCATTGACGACGGTAGATCAAAATGGCAATCAACTGGGGAAAGTTGCAGCTGAAACTTTATTAAATCTATTAGCAGATGAAAGTACGGTACCAAAAAAGATCATACTTAAACCTAAATTGGTGATCAGAAAATCTTTAGGAGAAAATATTTAG
- the kduD gene encoding 2-dehydro-3-deoxy-D-gluconate 5-dehydrogenase KduD, which translates to MYNITDFSMDFFRLDGKVAIVTGGNTGLGQGYAVALAKAGADLFIVTHNDRFDETRELIEKEGRKVEFFQTDLSVRENINEVVDKCLESYGKIDVLVNNAGIIKRAPLLEYKDEDWKAVLDINLNAVYYLSHEVAKVMVKQGSGKIINIASMLSFQGGKFVPSYTASKHGVAGITKAFANELADKNIQVNAIAPGYIETNNTAPIRADENRNAEILSRIPAGRWGYPFDVMGALVFLASKASDYVNGHILAVDGGWLVR; encoded by the coding sequence ATGTACAATATTACAGACTTTTCAATGGACTTTTTTAGACTAGATGGCAAAGTTGCCATAGTTACAGGTGGCAATACCGGATTAGGGCAAGGATATGCCGTTGCACTTGCGAAGGCAGGTGCTGATTTATTCATCGTTACTCATAATGACCGCTTTGATGAAACGAGGGAACTTATTGAAAAAGAAGGCCGAAAGGTAGAATTCTTCCAGACAGATTTATCGGTTAGAGAGAATATAAATGAAGTTGTAGACAAGTGTCTTGAGTCTTATGGTAAGATAGATGTGCTTGTCAATAATGCAGGTATAATAAAGAGAGCACCGCTTCTTGAGTACAAAGATGAAGATTGGAAGGCAGTTCTCGACATAAATTTGAATGCAGTTTATTATTTAAGTCATGAGGTAGCAAAAGTTATGGTAAAGCAAGGCAGCGGCAAAATTATAAACATAGCTTCAATGCTTTCATTTCAAGGTGGAAAATTTGTTCCGTCATATACAGCATCAAAGCACGGCGTAGCGGGTATAACAAAAGCTTTTGCGAATGAATTGGCTGATAAAAATATACAGGTAAATGCAATAGCACCAGGATATATTGAGACAAACAATACAGCTCCAATAAGGGCTGATGAAAATAGAAACGCAGAAATACTTTCAAGGATACCTGCAGGAAGGTGGGGTTATCCATTTGACGTGATGGGCGCTTTAGTATTTTTGGCAAGTAAAGCTTCAGACTACGTAAATGGGCATATATTAGCTGTAGATGGCGGTTGGCTTGTAAGATAG
- a CDS encoding IS110 family transposase, which yields MDISLDDVKVHILDQDGNDACSRFSVDNNPSGCDILVSHILNCCNKYNIQKVFIGLESTSVYGWHIQYYLADHASLKPFNPSVTTFNANTVKAFKKSLGDLPKNDWVDAFAIAEKLRFGRLPKSCPVDFRYLALQRLTRHRFHIVDSIVREKNYFLSNLFLKFSGLCQIKVFSNNFGTAATEIFNEFLTLDDIAARPLEDLIAFLVDKGRDHFNDPNATAKLLQDAVRKSYRINANVNDSLNFVIKSCLDNIQYLEKQKKASEKTIANEVKGFKNQFLCLTSVNGIGPTIAAGLISEIGGISRFDNDNALAKFSGIYWSEYQSADFKAEDTYLKRTGNEYLRYYFIQAADQLRKYCPEFSQYYARKFNEGKTHKHKRALVLTARKAVRLVFALLREEKLYKPPAMKGDDCKE from the coding sequence ATGGATATAAGCTTGGATGATGTCAAGGTTCATATTCTCGACCAAGACGGTAATGATGCTTGCTCTCGTTTTTCTGTAGATAATAATCCTTCTGGTTGCGATATTTTAGTGTCTCATATCTTGAATTGTTGTAATAAATACAACATTCAGAAGGTTTTTATTGGTCTAGAATCTACTTCAGTCTATGGTTGGCATATTCAGTATTATTTAGCTGACCATGCTTCCTTGAAGCCTTTTAATCCTTCTGTAACTACTTTTAATGCTAATACTGTCAAGGCTTTTAAAAAGTCTCTTGGCGATTTGCCTAAGAATGACTGGGTTGATGCTTTTGCTATTGCTGAAAAATTAAGGTTTGGAAGGCTTCCTAAATCTTGTCCTGTAGATTTTAGATACCTTGCTCTCCAAAGGCTTACCCGCCATCGCTTTCACATTGTTGATAGTATTGTCAGGGAGAAAAATTATTTCCTAAGTAATCTGTTTCTTAAATTTAGTGGCTTATGTCAGATTAAAGTTTTTAGTAATAATTTTGGTACGGCTGCTACTGAAATATTTAATGAGTTTTTAACCCTTGATGATATTGCGGCTCGACCGCTTGAAGATCTTATTGCCTTTTTAGTTGATAAAGGCAGAGACCATTTTAATGACCCTAATGCTACGGCTAAATTACTCCAAGATGCTGTACGCAAATCTTATAGAATCAACGCTAATGTAAATGATTCTTTGAATTTTGTTATCAAGTCTTGTCTTGATAATATACAGTATCTTGAAAAGCAGAAGAAAGCTTCTGAAAAGACCATTGCCAATGAAGTCAAAGGATTTAAGAATCAATTTCTTTGTCTTACTTCAGTAAATGGCATTGGTCCAACTATAGCAGCTGGCCTAATATCTGAGATAGGCGGAATATCAAGGTTTGATAATGATAATGCCCTTGCAAAGTTTTCCGGCATATATTGGTCAGAATACCAGTCTGCGGATTTTAAAGCGGAGGACACATATTTAAAACGCACTGGTAATGAGTATCTCAGATATTACTTTATTCAAGCAGCCGACCAACTTAGGAAATATTGTCCTGAGTTTTCGCAATACTATGCTCGCAAATTTAATGAAGGTAAAACTCATAAACACAAACGTGCTTTAGTTTTAACGGCACGCAAAGCTGTAAGGTTAGTCTTTGCTCTGCTGCGCGAAGAAAAACTTTATAAACCACCAGCAATGAAAGGAGATGATTGTAAAGAATAA
- the kduI gene encoding 5-dehydro-4-deoxy-D-glucuronate isomerase, producing MEVRYASHYEDVKHYDTTELRKHFLIENLFTPGKLYMVYSHVDRIIVAGAVPTDKPLYLEASKELGSNYFLERREMGIINIGGTGIVNLDGERYELNNSDGLYVGMGIKEVSFESLDANNPAKFYINSATAHKSYPTVKIGLSEANKVKAGTDEECNKRTINQYVHPAVCQSCQLVMGMTILEPGSIWNTMPCHTHDRRMEVYLYFNMDEDNVVFHFMGTPNETRHIVVKNEQAVISPSWSIHSGVGTKNYTFIWGMVGENQTFTDMDEIPTKDLR from the coding sequence ATGGAAGTAAGGTATGCAAGTCATTATGAAGACGTTAAGCATTATGACACAACTGAGTTAAGAAAGCATTTTCTAATTGAAAATTTATTTACACCAGGTAAGCTTTATATGGTGTACAGTCATGTAGACAGGATAATCGTAGCAGGTGCTGTTCCGACAGATAAGCCACTATACTTAGAGGCAAGCAAAGAATTGGGCTCTAATTATTTTTTAGAAAGAAGAGAGATGGGAATAATTAATATAGGTGGAACAGGCATTGTGAATTTGGACGGTGAAAGGTATGAATTAAATAACAGCGATGGATTGTACGTGGGCATGGGCATAAAAGAAGTCAGCTTTGAAAGCTTGGACGCAAATAATCCAGCAAAATTCTATATAAATAGTGCGACTGCACACAAGAGTTATCCTACTGTAAAAATAGGCTTAAGTGAGGCTAACAAAGTAAAAGCCGGTACAGATGAAGAATGCAATAAAAGGACAATAAATCAATATGTACATCCTGCAGTGTGTCAAAGCTGTCAATTAGTCATGGGTATGACGATATTAGAGCCTGGTAGCATATGGAATACGATGCCGTGCCATACCCACGATAGGAGAATGGAAGTTTATTTGTATTTCAATATGGACGAAGATAATGTAGTATTCCATTTCATGGGTACACCAAATGAGACGAGGCATATTGTTGTTAAAAATGAGCAAGCGGTTATATCACCAAGCTGGTCAATTCACTCAGGCGTAGGTACAAAAAACTACACATTTATTTGGGGAATGGTTGGAGAAAATCAGACGTTTACTGATATGGATGAAATACCTACAAAAGATTTGAGGTAA